A single Cupriavidus sp. D39 DNA region contains:
- a CDS encoding Bug family tripartite tricarboxylate transporter substrate binding protein: protein MKAVIGTTIAVVLLLAASIVSARDWPTRPVRILVGSAPGGIADSVAHAIADQLGPMLKQAVFVENKPGRWNTLAAEATAKSTDGHTLELGIGAAHTIVPHLLPIGYNGNRDLVPVVFVGDIPNVQVVSHGSHIDSLQKLIELSDVPTVAEAGAPDVEISAWYGIYMPASAPKSVQDTVHDTISTVLKTPALVARLHSIGAEITPMTQLQFMAFHAARYQRYGNIIRKNHIRLD from the coding sequence ATGAAAGCGGTGATCGGCACGACGATCGCCGTCGTGCTTTTGCTCGCGGCGTCCATCGTATCGGCGCGAGACTGGCCGACGCGACCAGTCCGGATCCTGGTGGGATCCGCCCCCGGTGGCATAGCGGATTCAGTCGCGCACGCCATCGCGGATCAGTTGGGCCCCATGCTCAAGCAAGCTGTATTCGTCGAGAACAAGCCGGGTCGCTGGAACACGCTGGCAGCCGAGGCGACTGCCAAGTCGACCGACGGCCACACGTTGGAGTTGGGCATTGGAGCCGCCCACACGATCGTCCCTCACCTGCTGCCTATCGGCTACAACGGCAACCGCGATCTGGTGCCGGTGGTCTTTGTGGGCGATATCCCCAATGTGCAGGTAGTGAGCCACGGGTCGCATATTGATTCGCTACAGAAGCTGATCGAGCTATCGGATGTACCGACGGTGGCAGAGGCTGGTGCCCCTGATGTCGAGATAAGCGCCTGGTACGGGATCTACATGCCTGCCAGCGCACCGAAGTCGGTCCAGGACACGGTGCACGACACGATCAGCACTGTGCTGAAAACACCGGCACTTGTCGCCCGGCTCCACAGCATTGGCGCCGAGATCACACCGATGACCCAACTGCAGTTTATGGCCTTCCACGCCGCGCGATACCAGCGCTACGGCAACATTATCCGCAAGAACCACATCCGATTGGACTGA
- a CDS encoding 4-hydroxythreonine-4-phosphate dehydrogenase PdxA: MMSSTKPVVALTLGDPAGIGPELIAKLLAKPAAAAMANIVLVGDRWLWADGQRTAGAEVAMDDVASLADVRDRPDTARPAFLAVQSIAAADVQRSRAGAPGGRSVLQVLDQCMDATLAGDIDAICFAPLNKQAMKLGGLRHEDELHHFAEHLGVTGYFCEFNTLGDLWTSRISSHVPQKDVAGHLSVERIEQAAELVYRSLLANGVTAPKVAVAAFNPHGGDGGVCGREEIDIIEPAVRALQARAWPSDCPFHGPFPADTIFLKALAGEYQAIVTMYHDQGQIAIKLLGFSRGVTVQGGLPIPITTPAHGTAYDIVGQGKANVEATWQAFQIACRMGTAHYQRAGTPA, translated from the coding sequence ATGATGTCTTCAACAAAACCCGTGGTCGCGCTCACGCTCGGCGATCCCGCCGGCATCGGCCCCGAACTGATCGCCAAGCTGCTGGCCAAGCCGGCAGCGGCGGCCATGGCCAATATTGTGCTGGTCGGCGATCGCTGGCTGTGGGCCGATGGACAGCGCACCGCCGGCGCCGAGGTGGCAATGGACGATGTGGCTTCGCTTGCCGACGTCCGGGACAGGCCCGACACGGCGCGGCCAGCTTTCCTCGCGGTCCAGAGCATCGCAGCCGCCGACGTGCAGCGCAGCCGGGCCGGAGCGCCGGGCGGCCGGTCGGTGCTGCAGGTACTGGACCAGTGCATGGACGCGACGCTCGCCGGCGACATCGACGCGATTTGCTTCGCGCCGCTCAACAAGCAGGCCATGAAGCTCGGGGGCCTGCGCCATGAGGACGAGCTGCATCACTTCGCCGAGCACCTTGGCGTGACCGGCTACTTTTGCGAATTCAATACGCTCGGCGATCTGTGGACCTCCAGAATCTCGTCCCACGTACCGCAGAAGGACGTGGCCGGCCACCTCAGCGTCGAGCGCATCGAACAGGCGGCCGAACTGGTGTATCGCTCGCTACTGGCCAATGGCGTGACAGCGCCGAAGGTGGCGGTGGCGGCCTTCAATCCCCACGGCGGAGATGGCGGCGTGTGCGGCCGCGAGGAGATCGACATCATCGAGCCGGCGGTACGCGCGCTGCAGGCCCGCGCCTGGCCAAGCGACTGTCCCTTCCACGGACCCTTCCCGGCCGACACCATCTTCCTGAAGGCACTGGCCGGGGAGTATCAGGCCATCGTCACCATGTACCACGACCAGGGCCAGATCGCGATCAAGCTGCTGGGCTTCTCGCGCGGCGTGACGGTGCAGGGTGGCCTGCCGATCCCCATCACCACGCCGGCCCACGGCACCGCCTACGACATCGTGGGCCAGGGCAAAGCCAACGTGGAAGCAACGTGGCAGGCCTTCCAGATCGCTTGCCGCATGGGCACCGCGCATTATCAGCGGGCAGGCACTCCCGCATGA
- a CDS encoding YncE family protein, whose protein sequence is MLLVFDQPQESRVPARTVPVGGVKSHLFVVRRDGEKAYVTNLQSHNVTLVHPHDPSQAPVAASVGGRPEGCCLNHDESILYVASRDDATLSMLDASSMQLLATVPTGEDPTRIYLSRDNRLFVTNYGERSIGIYDPETLAELHRVPTEHKPIALAFHPTESFAYIPLNDNSVARLDLKTLVLSHAFPTGKEPDGLVVLGG, encoded by the coding sequence ATGCTCCTGGTTTTCGATCAGCCCCAGGAAAGCCGGGTGCCGGCGCGCACGGTGCCGGTAGGCGGCGTGAAGAGCCACCTGTTCGTCGTGCGCCGCGACGGTGAAAAGGCCTATGTGACCAACCTGCAGTCGCACAACGTCACGCTGGTGCATCCGCACGATCCTTCACAGGCGCCGGTGGCGGCTAGCGTCGGCGGGCGGCCCGAGGGCTGCTGCCTGAACCACGACGAATCCATCCTCTACGTGGCGAGCCGGGATGACGCCACCCTGTCGATGCTGGACGCGTCCAGCATGCAGCTGCTGGCGACCGTTCCCACCGGTGAGGACCCGACCCGCATCTACCTGTCGCGCGACAACCGGCTGTTCGTCACGAACTACGGCGAACGCAGCATCGGTATCTACGACCCCGAGACCCTGGCCGAGCTGCATCGCGTGCCGACCGAGCACAAGCCCATCGCACTGGCATTCCATCCGACGGAGTCCTTCGCCTATATCCCGCTGAACGATAACAGCGTCGCGAGGCTGGATCTGAAGACGCTGGTGCTTTCACACGCGTTCCCGACCGGCAAGGAGCCCGACGGCCTGGTAGTGCTGGGCGGCTAG
- a CDS encoding MFS transporter: MTTLNSSEPANLAASASVAAIPRKRWLRIIPPILLACIISYMDRVNIAFAMPGGMSAGLGMTASMAGLAGGIFFVGYLFLQIPGGRLAALGSGKKFIAWSLVAWAVISVLTGLVTEVWQLLTLRFLLGVAEGGMLPVVLTMVSNWFPDQERGRANAMVIMFVPLAGMITAPLSGAILATMDWRYLFLTTGALSLLFLFVWIPFASDSPEKAKWLSPGEKDYILSSLRAERNAAREKAVVSASFGAVLRDPTIWRLIALNFFYQAGIYGYTLWLPTILKNLTHGGMGQVGMLAILPYIGTMAGMWATSYLSDRTGMRRHFVTGPLLGFALCLFLSVHFQSSVALSYLFLIGSGFFLQAAAGVFWTIPPKLCSAEVAGGARGLINALGNLGGFCGPYAVGVLIQRYDGGVGVYCLAGALVLAAVISSTLPARCER, translated from the coding sequence ATGACAACCCTCAATTCAAGCGAGCCGGCGAACCTGGCCGCGTCGGCCTCCGTGGCCGCGATTCCGCGCAAGCGCTGGCTACGCATCATCCCGCCCATCCTGCTGGCCTGCATCATCTCCTACATGGACCGCGTCAACATCGCCTTCGCCATGCCCGGGGGCATGAGCGCCGGGCTCGGCATGACCGCTAGCATGGCAGGCCTGGCAGGCGGCATCTTCTTCGTCGGCTACCTGTTCTTGCAGATTCCCGGCGGCCGGCTCGCGGCGCTGGGCAGCGGCAAGAAATTCATCGCGTGGTCGCTGGTGGCATGGGCCGTGATCTCGGTGCTGACCGGCCTGGTCACCGAGGTCTGGCAGCTCCTCACGCTGCGCTTCCTGCTCGGCGTGGCCGAGGGTGGCATGCTGCCCGTGGTGCTCACCATGGTCAGCAACTGGTTTCCGGACCAGGAGCGCGGACGGGCCAACGCCATGGTCATCATGTTCGTCCCGCTCGCCGGCATGATCACCGCCCCGCTGTCCGGCGCGATCCTGGCAACGATGGACTGGCGCTACCTGTTCCTCACGACGGGCGCGCTGTCGCTACTGTTCCTGTTCGTCTGGATCCCGTTTGCCAGTGACAGCCCGGAGAAGGCGAAGTGGCTGTCGCCCGGGGAAAAGGACTACATCCTTTCCTCGCTGAGGGCCGAACGCAACGCGGCGCGCGAGAAGGCGGTAGTTTCGGCATCCTTCGGCGCGGTGCTGCGCGACCCCACCATCTGGCGCCTGATCGCGCTCAACTTCTTCTACCAGGCCGGCATCTATGGCTACACGCTGTGGTTGCCCACCATCCTGAAGAACCTAACGCACGGCGGCATGGGGCAGGTCGGCATGCTGGCCATCCTGCCCTATATCGGGACCATGGCCGGCATGTGGGCGACCTCCTACCTCTCCGACCGCACAGGCATGCGCCGGCACTTCGTAACCGGTCCGCTGCTGGGCTTCGCACTATGCCTGTTCCTGTCCGTACATTTTCAATCGTCCGTCGCACTGTCCTACCTGTTTCTGATCGGCAGCGGCTTCTTCCTGCAGGCCGCCGCTGGCGTCTTCTGGACCATCCCGCCCAAGCTGTGCAGCGCGGAGGTGGCCGGCGGTGCCCGCGGGCTGATCAATGCCCTGGGCAACCTTGGCGGGTTCTGCGGACCCTACGCGGTGGGGGTGCTGATCCAGCGCTACGACGGTGGCGTTGGGGTCTACTGCCTGGCCGGCGCGCTGGTGCTGGCCGCCGTGATCTCGAGCACGTTGCCCGCTCGTTGCGAGCGCTGA
- a CDS encoding amidohydrolase family protein — protein sequence MTTASTSSHPARPDDEPVPIVDAHHHLWDLSQGHYPWLQEDYDPQRFFLGDYRALCRDFLPVDYRVAARGVRVVATVHVEAERCRDEQVAETAWLHELNEKHGLPRAVVAHAWFDRPDTEERLLQHVQYPLVRGIRSKPVTAPSPAHSVRGQPGTMQDEAWLRGFSLLERYGLSWDLRVPAWHLADAAEVARAFPGVPIVLNHHGFAWDRSEDGLRRWRASMAVLARESNVHVKLSEFGLRDQAWDWHANAAIVRDTVAIFGWQRCMFASNFPVAGLRISFGDLVHGVLRMLDGLSPSERHAVMCGNALSFYRIDPASLPYSIHDEVSN from the coding sequence ATGACGACGGCATCTACGTCCTCCCACCCGGCACGCCCCGACGACGAGCCAGTACCGATCGTCGACGCGCACCACCACCTGTGGGACCTGTCGCAAGGCCACTACCCGTGGCTGCAGGAGGACTACGACCCACAACGCTTCTTCCTCGGAGACTACCGGGCACTGTGCCGGGACTTCCTGCCGGTTGACTATCGGGTTGCGGCCCGGGGCGTTCGCGTGGTTGCGACTGTCCATGTCGAGGCCGAGCGTTGCCGCGACGAGCAGGTGGCCGAGACGGCTTGGCTGCACGAGCTTAACGAGAAGCACGGCCTGCCGCGTGCGGTCGTGGCACACGCCTGGTTCGATCGTCCGGACACCGAGGAACGTCTGCTGCAGCACGTGCAATACCCGCTGGTACGCGGCATCCGCAGCAAGCCCGTGACCGCGCCGTCGCCCGCGCACAGCGTGCGCGGGCAGCCCGGCACCATGCAGGACGAAGCGTGGCTGCGGGGATTCTCCCTGCTCGAGCGGTACGGGCTGAGCTGGGACCTGCGCGTGCCCGCGTGGCACCTGGCGGATGCCGCGGAGGTGGCGCGGGCGTTTCCCGGCGTGCCGATCGTACTCAACCATCACGGTTTCGCCTGGGACCGCAGCGAAGACGGCTTGCGCCGTTGGCGCGCATCGATGGCAGTGCTGGCGCGTGAATCCAACGTGCACGTAAAACTCTCGGAGTTCGGACTGCGCGACCAGGCCTGGGATTGGCACGCCAACGCCGCCATCGTGCGCGACACCGTCGCCATTTTCGGCTGGCAGCGCTGCATGTTCGCGAGCAACTTTCCGGTGGCCGGGCTACGGATCAGTTTCGGTGATCTGGTGCACGGGGTCCTGCGCATGCTGGACGGACTCTCGCCGTCCGAGCGACATGCCGTGATGTGCGGGAATGCATTGAGTTTCTATCGCATCGATCCCGCCTCCCTTCCCTACTCCATCCATGATGAGGTGAGTAACTGA
- a CDS encoding LysR family transcriptional regulator, with protein MDKLQAMKTFVRVVEAGSFSAVAHEADTTQSAVSKQVAALERELGAKLLTRTTRSLALTEEGARYFEQARRLVAEIDEAESALRVGEQQLSGWLRIAASVGFGRLKLMPLVQSFLAEHRGVKIDLRLHDGFIDLVEQGIDVAVRIGELSDSSLVARRIGTTCRMVVVHRNYLRSLPGVMKRPRLPEDLIYHNCLVYTELATHNAWSFTAGPGAPEPVGTTRIVRVQGNLQTNSSEVMRASVLSGMGIGYSPTWLFDEELASGEVQQLLPDWETVAMPIHLVSPSERRHSAKVKAFAEYVGKALDRG; from the coding sequence ATGGACAAACTGCAAGCAATGAAGACTTTCGTGCGGGTCGTGGAAGCAGGGAGCTTTTCAGCGGTGGCCCACGAGGCCGATACGACGCAGAGCGCGGTGAGCAAACAGGTCGCGGCGCTGGAGCGCGAACTGGGAGCTAAGCTGCTGACGCGCACCACGCGGTCGCTCGCGCTGACCGAAGAAGGCGCGCGCTACTTCGAGCAGGCGCGGCGCCTCGTTGCGGAAATTGATGAGGCCGAGAGCGCCTTGCGAGTCGGTGAGCAGCAGTTGTCGGGCTGGCTTCGGATTGCGGCGTCGGTCGGCTTTGGGCGCTTGAAGCTCATGCCGCTGGTGCAGTCGTTTCTGGCCGAGCACCGCGGCGTGAAGATCGACCTGCGTCTTCACGACGGTTTCATCGACCTGGTGGAACAAGGTATCGACGTGGCGGTGCGCATCGGCGAGTTGTCGGACAGCAGCCTGGTCGCGAGGCGCATAGGGACGACCTGCCGGATGGTGGTGGTGCATCGCAACTACCTGCGTTCGCTGCCGGGCGTGATGAAAAGGCCACGTCTTCCTGAAGACCTGATCTACCACAACTGTCTCGTCTACACGGAGCTGGCCACGCACAATGCCTGGAGTTTTACGGCCGGCCCTGGCGCTCCTGAACCCGTGGGAACGACGCGTATCGTGCGGGTGCAAGGCAATCTGCAAACCAACAGCAGTGAGGTGATGAGGGCATCGGTCCTCTCAGGCATGGGCATCGGCTATTCGCCGACATGGCTTTTCGACGAGGAGCTTGCCAGCGGCGAGGTTCAGCAGTTGTTGCCGGATTGGGAAACGGTCGCCATGCCGATTCATCTGGTCAGCCCCAGCGAGCGTCGGCATTCGGCCAAAGTCAAAGCCTTCGCCGAATATGTCGGCAAGGCACTGGATCGTGGTTGA
- a CDS encoding SDR family NAD(P)-dependent oxidoreductase, translating into MNQPVVVITGALTGIGRATAIAFANEGNSVVISGRREEAGQALAAELRALGAEAEFVRADVRSEADVRNLIEQTLERFGRLDVAVNNAGTEGQMGPIVEQSAANYEDTFAVNVLGTLLSVKHEMRAMLAQGSGSIVNLSSIAGQVGIAGASVYAASKHAVEGITKSAALEGAAAGVRVNAVAPGPVATEMLDRFVGGSEEGKAGFLSTIPARRAAAPEEIARTIVFLASDKARYLTGQSIAVDGGYTAQ; encoded by the coding sequence ATGAACCAACCCGTCGTCGTGATCACTGGCGCATTGACCGGCATCGGTCGCGCCACTGCCATCGCCTTCGCTAACGAAGGAAACAGCGTCGTCATCAGCGGTCGCCGCGAAGAAGCGGGCCAGGCGCTCGCCGCCGAACTGCGCGCGCTCGGTGCCGAAGCTGAATTCGTGCGCGCCGACGTGCGCTCCGAAGCCGATGTTCGCAACCTCATCGAGCAGACCCTCGAGCGCTTCGGCCGCCTCGACGTCGCGGTGAACAACGCCGGCACGGAGGGCCAGATGGGGCCGATCGTCGAGCAGTCGGCTGCCAACTACGAAGACACATTCGCCGTCAACGTGCTGGGCACGCTGCTGTCCGTCAAGCACGAGATGCGCGCGATGCTGGCCCAGGGCTCGGGCTCGATCGTCAACCTCTCGTCGATCGCAGGCCAAGTCGGCATTGCCGGCGCTTCGGTCTATGCGGCCAGCAAGCACGCTGTCGAAGGCATCACGAAGAGTGCGGCTCTCGAAGGCGCCGCCGCCGGCGTGCGTGTCAACGCCGTGGCTCCCGGCCCTGTGGCCACCGAGATGCTCGATCGCTTCGTCGGCGGCAGCGAAGAGGGCAAGGCGGGCTTCCTGTCCACGATACCCGCACGACGCGCCGCCGCCCCGGAGGAGATCGCCCGAACCATCGTGTTCCTCGCCAGCGACAAGGCGCGCTACCTCACCGGACAGTCCATCGCCGTCGACGGCGGCTATACGGCGCAATAG
- a CDS encoding carboxymuconolactone decarboxylase family protein, translating into MTTINVPTRDEVSPANQAIFDKLKSSLGTVPNLYATLAHSENALGNYLAFQNAKSTITGKAREVVNLVVSQVNGCEYCLAAHTVIGKMSGFTDEQILEIRSGRASFDAKFDALAQLVKNIAVNRGHAGAALVDAFFAAGWTKANLVDAIVVIGDKTVTNYLHATTRVPVDFPAAPQLPA; encoded by the coding sequence ATGACCACCATCAACGTCCCGACCCGCGACGAAGTTTCCCCGGCCAACCAGGCCATCTTCGACAAGCTCAAGAGCAGCCTTGGCACCGTTCCTAATCTCTACGCGACGCTCGCCCATTCCGAGAATGCGCTGGGCAACTACCTCGCCTTCCAGAACGCGAAGAGCACCATCACCGGCAAGGCCCGCGAAGTCGTCAACCTGGTCGTGAGCCAGGTGAACGGTTGCGAGTACTGCCTGGCTGCGCACACGGTCATCGGCAAGATGAGCGGTTTCACCGACGAGCAGATCCTCGAGATTCGCAGTGGTAGGGCGAGCTTCGACGCGAAGTTCGATGCACTGGCCCAGCTCGTCAAAAACATCGCGGTCAACCGCGGCCATGCGGGCGCGGCGCTGGTCGATGCCTTCTTCGCCGCAGGCTGGACCAAGGCCAATCTGGTCGACGCGATTGTCGTCATCGGCGACAAGACGGTGACCAACTATCTGCATGCAACGACACGCGTGCCGGTGGACTTCCCGGCTGCGCCCCAGTTGCCTGCCTGA
- a CDS encoding group II intron maturase-specific domain-containing protein: MRQAVRGWRLNRQTHVTLADVARLYNPVIQGWWNYYGAFYKTAMLRIFQHIDCALERWARRKYKGLHRRKRRSADWLDRMRRTNPMLFAHWRVVTQPAG; encoded by the coding sequence ATGCGGCAGGCAGTGCGGGGTTGGCGACTCAATCGCCAGACTCATGTAACGCTTGCCGATGTGGCGAGACTGTACAACCCAGTGATACAGGGATGGTGGAATTACTATGGCGCGTTCTACAAGACTGCGATGCTTCGCATCTTCCAGCACATCGACTGCGCTCTTGAGCGTTGGGCCCGACGGAAGTACAAGGGTCTGCACAGACGCAAGCGACGAAGTGCTGACTGGCTGGACAGGATGCGCCGTACCAACCCGATGCTGTTCGCTCACTGGCGTGTGGTTACGCAACCGGCTGGATAG